The genomic interval CTACTTGAATAACACAGTAAGTGAACAAGCAGCAGATCAAGTCAAAACCCAATTAGTATCTCCCCAAAACAGAACTGCTGCTGCAACTTGTGACATTTGAGCAGAATTCaaaggaaatgttttttgtagttAAATAATCAATTGATCTTTGGAAATCCACTTTTCTTCTAATAGCTGACTATTAGAACAACACTGAGACTAGCTGAGTCAGCTGTGAAGCAGTTGGTGGCcagaggggagaaagaaaaattagATTAGAACAAGCCAGAGCAGCTGTGGAGTCAGAAATCATTTCATTGTCAGATTAAATGTCCCTGTGAGTTAAGGCCTCTCTTGTTTGCAACTGGATTTTTCACTCTGAAAAACTGTTTCTGCGTCCAGAGGCTCCATCTCTAAAACTAATCTACAGCTATAAGGTACATACATCAAatatgagaaacagaaaaactttaAGCACGtatcacaacaaaacaatgaacatgaaggtaaaaatatttcattctaaGCTTCATTTATGGCAGGTTTGaatgtttcatttaattaacaTGTGGAATCAGCAGGTTCTGGTCTACATGCTTGTGTTTCCATGTCTCAGTCAAgtcaaaataaagcaaagcCCATTATCTTTGCACATGGAACATATCCATATCATGCTTTGCTTGAGCCAAAGTGTGGTTTCAGTTCcttcaaaaattcaaaatgctTAACgatcaaaaaataaatgtgaaaaaattcTCTGATGTAACTTTTTCGTCATTAATTTCAGTCTCACGATCACTTCTTCACCACAAGATACTCTGAAACTAGTTGTTGCTTTACTGAACTATTTTCTGTAGACTTTGCGACAAAATATCAAATGATGTGCAGTATGATATTTTAGTGTAGTGGTAGTTTGTGCCTAATATTGGACTGAGATTACAGTGCGCATCATGCCATCATCTTGCAATGAGTAAGAGCTCTAACAGCTACAAGGACAACTAGGCTGTTGGCAACTTGCAAATATTTGGCCACTAGTGTTTTTTTATCGGCTTAATGTCAGTGTTATGTCCTTTATTCCTGACACAAACATTTCGAAGTAAATCTGATGGCGTGCCACAGGGGCTGATATCAGCGTAGAGTTAAAGCTTCCATTAAGTGACTTTTTATTCAATTAATGGTTAGgatcagaatttttttttgctgtaatcattcctaAAATGATACCTTATATAGTTtactaataaataaaactaaactaactGCCCTGCCAAGTCCTGGTCTGATCATGCAGCCACAGCCTGTGTTTGCGATACAGTGTTAATGTGACTGGACATGACTGTCACAAACCTCCAACATGCCTACCCTGTGTCCAAGTGTGTCACATGTACACCAGGTGCACCAAGCAGTTCTCTTTCAATTAACTGTCTACACAGGCCACATCACGGCCCGTGTCCCATTGTGTGTTGGACACAGGTGGtctacacacacatcactgtgCCTAAACACGTCCTGTGTAAACACAGGTGGAGCGCTGAAGCTGCTGATGCTCTGCTAACATGCTGCTCATGCTACACCTCCTGTGTAGTCACAGGGTTAGAGTTAGCCAACTGTTTTCTAATAGCTGCATGATAAGCTGCAGGGCGTTTGTTGTGGAGTCCAGTGGTCAGAAATCACTTAATGTAGCTTTGACTCAGACACTGGCTGTTTCTGTCAAATACTCAGGTTTTAAGACTCAGTAAGTCTGTGTAGTGCATTGTGTTGGATAGAATTCCCTTTAACCTTCTTTACAATATGACCTAACATGATCACATGTGGTTTGTATCTTCTCATGTGAGGCATAATATGATGAGAAATTATTCAACATATTTCTCACAAGCATGAGGTTAGACATGGAACAAGCACTGGGGTTTTCTCTATGACTACAGTCTCAGCAGCACAAACAGTCACAGTCGCAGACGGACAGAGGTTTGTGGTGAGACAAACATCAATCCACAGTGGGATCTCCGACACAGCTGAACACAGTAGGGAGCAttgcacaggaaacagcagttgttgtAGAGAGATGACCAGGAAACAGGGGATAGGCTTTGAGCGTAAACACCTCACTGAGGGCTGAGCTCAGTCCACTCAGTCCGGACCAAAGGTCACATCGAGGTTACAGTGTGTAAACTGGGAGGACGTCACATGTCATGAGTAAAACAGGTGAGTgatttgtgtgtgcttgtgtctgtgttgggtCAATTCATTTTCAATTCTGTCAGTTATAACAGTCATTTTAGTTTGCTTATTATTTGCCATTCATGGCTGCATGACATATAacaatttgaaattaaaaaatgctgacaaaacagtgcagacaaataATCTTGCGCAGCACTTTAGTGTTGTGTGGTTTAATGAACATCGCAGCCTCTAGGCCACTAGCTTTAAACCTATTTTTAAAGCCCTCTtccaatcaaatcaaaaaatagCACAAATTAAGCGTCATCAATCATTTTCATCTGGACGAGTGCCATTCACAATACGTTAACGTGCAATATTAGAAAACAGTTATTCACCTACATTTTTggtcaaacaaaatgtaaaaatattctaaaatagGAATCAATCTtccaatatttcacatttcaaagatCTCAAAGATTTCATAACAtgttaaattatatattatttagGTTTAAATATTGCTTTAAATCAAATATTGTATGGAGCAGTTAATTATTTTAAGACATTCAAGAATGAGGAGTGAAGTCTCTTCCATTCCGCTTCATGAACTGGGctttcagtttatatttcagAGGGTGTGAATAGAAAGTGAATTGACCCCAGCTGTGGTGGTTCCATGTGTCAGTTTTGCACTTATGTTATGAGGTGTCTGGGTTGTCCTCTGTAGGTTCAGGCGGTTCTTGTGGTCTGTACATAAAGGTGAGAAGGAAAAGAGCCACATCATAAGAGCACCAATAGGCCGTGTGTGAGGTCACCGCTGACCAATAGCGGCTCTCCACCAAGCCCTCCCGCAGCTCAAAGTCGACGCGTCTCTCCAATTCCACTGAAACGGAGAAAGTGTCAGATTATAATCCAGCATGGAAggtatttttcctctctgagctCTGGTGGTCAGTGTCAACATGTGAAGTCTGTGGATTTTTCTAAAATGCCATAATGGAGGGTTTGCCACTTAGATAAGTAATGGTTGGTGTGCAGGACATAAGGACATACACGAGCATTAAAGGATAACATTCATatgttttggggtgtaaatTATTGATAgcaacaaaaatctttgcaatcgatgcagtattgagcaagaaaaGTGTCGGCAACTGCAAACTGAGCATGTCAAAGTATGTCCACTAATATTCTTGTTCTTGCCACTGGCAGGCTCAGTTTTTGGATCTACCTGAGAAAGAAGAGTCACTCAATACTTGACCATAAGAATCTATGATGGAAACACTCTTTAGTCCATTGTTTTAAAATGGAGAAATGAAGACAGAGACCCAGTTCCAATGCCTGGTCTTACATACTCGTCTGTTGAATCTCATCAGTCTGGGTGGTTGAACTTGTAACCACACCCAGCTGTGAGGTGGAGTGGTCCTATCGTGGCACAGCTGCACATATTGTCACCAGTAGTTGGCAGGGTAAGTCAGACAGTTCAACTGGGTGACATGACTTTTAATTCAGGGATCGGGGCTGTTTACTACAACTAAATCAACAACTATGCCACCttcaactttaaactttaaactacTGTATCTATCAGTCCACACAAATGCCTCGTAGCATGATTTACCAAACAGTCGGTAGTTTTTATGCGCTTATGGTGATGTCACAGGTGACGTGGATTGAAGTCAGGATCCAGTGCTTAGGGGGGGACATAAGAATTGGAGCAAAATCTTGAGAGatcttaaaaataaagaatgtgacaatgaaactgaaaaaaccTGACTTCAGGAAACAGTCAAGATTTTATAGGCATGATGGATTTTGACCCTCTGACCCCCCCACAGCAGGTAAGTTAACCTGGGTCTCTCACCAAAAGCACAATACTTACATGACGTGCTGTCCATAACAGCTGAGGTGGACTGGGACATGGCAGGCTctacctccctcctctcctcctccaatTCTTTGTCCTTCTCTTCGGCGTCTGCCACTGTCGCTCCTTCCTCTCCTGACGCCACATTTTCCACTTCGGAGGCTCCACCCTCACAATCTGACGGCTCCTCCTCCACTCCGCCCACCTGGCCGCTGGAACGGGAGAAGCGGGAAAACAGGATTCCTCCTATTCCCTTTCCCAGACTCGCAGCACCTGAGGAGCAGTGACATTAGCACATCACATAATTCATTCATGTGAAATATATTGCACATACATCATCTATAACAATCTGAATTCATTCACCGACAGAACTGAATCCAAATTTCCATTATTGTGCTCCATACAGCTCTAAGGACCAGACGAGCTTGGAGAAACACCAGTAAGCTGGTTCACCAGCTCTGGCATAAAGAATAACAGTAGACTGAACGACAGTGTTTCACTGACCTCTGCTGGTTCAaagtctgtgtctgctggacgTCTGACCACACCCAGCATCACTGCTGGATGCGGTTTGAGGTGTGCTCAGGCTGCACTGCCTTTGGCTGTGACAGCAAGAGCAGGAAACCCCACTTAAACTCAGGGCAGGTGGAACACTGGGAGGCAGGTATAAGGTTGAGTCTATGTCAGCTGATTAACAAATAGCTGCAGGTGGTGGAGATGCTAAACTTTAATTTAGTCTTTTCACAACTTTTAAGTGTGGACTCAGCCATAATAAGCTATTTGAACTATGTGTTGATTAGAGTGCACTGTTTACCTGCTGTTGGTATACCTGGTATTAGTTTACTTGCCACAGAGCTGTCAATTCAAGTTACACTGAGTGactcaaactgaaataaagtgGATACCCCAACCCGAGCACAAACCAGCACccttttataaaaaaaaaaaagagtaaaaagagTACGCTTCAAAACCTAGCAACCAGAGGTGGTTACAAGTATACAGTAACCACACCTACCAGTAACGTCACAGTGTACTGATGCACCCTGAAGTACTCTTCTACATCATTGCAGCAACGTAAAAGAAAGGTAGGCTGGATGGATCGATGGAGCAGCACAGTGGCTCAGTGGTTAAAAGAAGGTTCTGAgtagtttacatgttctccaTGTGTCTGTAGTGGTTCCCTGCAAGTTAGGGGAACTGTAAAGTCTTAACTGCCTGTAGCTGTGAATGATCTGTCCAGAGGATACCCTCCTTTTTGCctagtgcatgctgggataacCCCCAGCCCAGGACTCCCAACAGGATAAATAGGTTAGACAATAAGTGACACAGAACAATCCTCAGAAGGGATGGATTATCAAGAAAGTGGCTTTTTTACAGTCTCTACATTTGTCTGATACGTAGAGTAGGAGCTCAATAAAAGGACATATTATggcaacagctgctgcacatcTACTGTATAATATAAACATCTCTTATTAGTTTCAAGTGGCCTATATAGTGCTTTCAGTCTCCATTCTACAGCTGATGCATATAGGAAAAGTGACATTGTGTTGTCAGTCCAGGAGACAGAAGCTAATTGCTTCTATTGATTTGTTTAGACCAGGCTTTCTGCCCACTGCTTGCCTTGCTACAATATCAGCAGGGAAGGCAGCTCCTATTTCTCTCAGCTCAGATCAGGTACGCCATGAATGTGTAGCTGTTGTGCCTGAAAGGGCTGATGTTCAGTTGGCTTTCACAGCTATCGTAAGTCTTTTCCTGCTTCTTGTTTGTCAGTAGCTCTCAACCATGAGAACATAACCCACAACTTCTATCATATCCTACTGCATCCTCCACCCACACAGCCATGCTCACCCATGATGCTGGCCTTGCCCAGGCTGGTAATGGACTCTCCGTAGTGCCGTCGGGCCTGGGGCGGGGAGGTGCAGGGGCTGGGGATGCTCTCTGAGTCTGAGATTGACGTGGTCTCCTTTGGTATACCTGGGTTGAGCAGTGTGGGCCGGATCTGATCGTACGGTGTCGGGCTGGTGGTGTTGTACCTGTACATCAGATCCACATCGACCACAAGTCACTGATACATGGACTGTAGTCCTCACTCTGTCCCCACCTCTGACTTCATTAAACTGGGCATACTGTAGCTTTAGTCACTGTTACATCATAACAGACAGAATGCAACATGATAACTACTTCATACCAGCTTGTTATACTGTTTCTCTTATTGTGAATTGTAGAGAGAGTAGAAACTGTGAAACAATGCATTTCATCACAGCATCTATCTATTCTTGAATTCTTGAATAACCTGCATTCTCATATATAACATGACTTACCAGTGGATTTGAACAGGTGCAATGTTACTGTAGTGTTTTAAGATAAGAGGCTCCAATCTGTAtgcctgaaacaaacaaataaatacaaatgctTAAGAAGATGAGGGTTTCACATGATATTACTTTTCAGAGATGttcttttttaacactttaatttaattgtCACCATGTCATTTAGTTTTCATTATTTGTAATGTAATATCATAAAAGCGTCAATGAAAGGTTTTGATTCTCGTTGTCACAAGCCATAACGCAGCTGTAAAACTAATTAAAGTCAGAAAAATGGATGATGACTGTGATCTGAGGATAGTGACACAGTCAGCTGTGGGCACTGTAACTCACCACAGGGTCAGTGGGATGGAATATATTGAAGAGGCGTTTGCAGATAGATGTGGGCAGGATGTGGTCCTGCACACCGTTGCTTCCAGGCCGGATCCCTCGCAACGCCAAGAAAACAGCCAGAGGAGAGCCCATGCAGAAGAAATTTTCTACCTGCAACACAAAGAGCAGGGTAGATAAAACATGGAGAACAAAAGACACTCACCCCTGAAAGGATGTGAGACCATAACCCCTCCTacagagctgctcagtggccacTTACAAAGGACTGTGGCTGTGCTGGGCCACCTCAAGGTGTATATGCATTCAACAAGCAggttaaatacatacatacaggtTGAAGATGCACACTAACTAACTCTTCTTATAACAACCATTAATTTAAAGTCCATTACTGCTTCCCTCTTTTCATGGATCTTAGCTCACTCTTTACTCAAGTGACGACCACTGAATCAACTACAACCAATGACCAGAAggtagaaaacacacactggagggTCTGTGTTGCTACCTCATGCTTTGAAAGTATTAAACAGGAATAATTCAGTGGATACTCTCTTATACCCAGGTATGGGAAAACCACTGCTATGTCAGCCTGTCTCCATCCTATGTGATTGTGATGCTTGTAGGGACAGTGTTAGTAGTATAAAACAGAGGGTTTATAGTTTCAGTCAGAGGATTTATTTGCAGTAGCTGTAATCATATCTAGGACGTGTGCTGAACAGAGAATGGCTGGTAACAACTGATGACAGATACAGAGTCCAACTTGTCTACTTTACCTTGAATTTTAACGCTGGCACTGCAACAGAAGAGGAGGTCTGCAAACCCTGGAACTGATCCTCCAAGTCCCTCAACCTGATGGGATGATGGACATAACAGAGATTAAAATGACTCCAATACAAGGCACTGATATGCCTTCAAATccagtttaatttaatttatcaaaaagtacatttatttgCTCAGCAACTCCTTGCAACCAATTACATTTGGAAATCTTAAGCAGGATCCTAGGCAGTGGTGCAATTCCTGTGCTACACAATACACCAAATCTTATGAAAATGCAGTGAGCTGATAAATGCCTATAACTACTGCAGAGTCTTTTGACCCAAGTATGAAACCCAATTGTACCCTTTCCAAGTGCTGACAAAAGCCAGATGTTAATGGGGGTTGGTGCCTTTTTGGTCCAGTCTAAGAGGGACAGACAACTCCACCTCAATCTAAAAAGTTTCCCAGGAAAACTAGAGAATATTACTTCTGCTTATATAACAGGAGAGTCTACAAGGATTGGCAGAGTCACTGAAATCTTCATTTTATGCTAAAACAAATGCGGAACTCCACACCTGTTCTAGAATAATAACTGGAGCAGTACCTGAGCCGTGTGAGTCTCAGCTGCTCCTGAAGATGGCGCTCCTCGTCACTCGGCCAGCGGACCCTTGTCTCCTCCGGGTCTGGCGCTTCTTGATGATGAAAGCGCACAGGATCCCAACCTGTCATGATGTCGAAGGTGATGACGCAGCCCAGCGAGTGTGACACTATAGACACTTTCCCATGTTTCTCAAAGTCTGGATTCCGCGAGCAGAAGAGTGAGTACAGACGATTCAGCTCTAGAGTCAAACCCCTGGtaatctacacacacaaagacacacaacaacaactcacacatacacatttgtgGGGTATTTGTCTCTGTtgctatttttaattttgttattaAGATTCAAATGGTTGATGCTTGATTTGAGTCTTAATTATTCATCTATTATTTCACAGCCAGGCAGTCGACTATAATTCAGTGCTATACAGCTATGTTGGATTAAAACAATTTAGCCAGGATTTAGTTGTGACTGATGTGAGTTGATTCAGACTCATGGGACTAATGCTCCCAAACTGACAAAACGCAGCACCGCAGCTGCGAGGAGACTGAGCGAGGCTGAACCTCAGGCTGGGTGTGTTTCTTAAAGGAAGCAGGAAAGCTGTGATGTAGTTTGGTCTCAGGCTCACCTCGTCTCTGTACAGAGGACTGGTGTAATACATAATGTCCATGGCGCTGCTGTTGAGCATGTCTCTGAGACCTCGCACCTTGTCTGGAGTGATGGAGTCCACCGTATCTGCAGGGAGAGCAAACAAGTACATCCAACACAGCTGTCAGACACACCCAAGGGGAAAGGACTtcttttttaatacttttttaatACTGTTTCATGTTATGATGAAAAGTTTTACTCTAAGACAACCTAGTCTTGTGGATCTGCTAGTCAGCTGTTGTCAAGCCACACACTTTcaaggagacacacacagacattggACAGGGCCATAGATACAGGGCCAAACCCAGCTGATGACATGGGAAAAACAGGGCTACACACCTCCTCCAGCTGGATCTGTTCAACACTGTTCAGGTGAAAAGACGGACAAGCACACATCTGGTTGCTCTCAAGTGCCGCAGCCTGATGTCTGGGCAAAGTTAGATAGATAAATGATTGCATATTAAAGCTGAATGCTTAGTAAGATTTTTATTGTAAAGTTATGTTGTGCATTAGTCTGGTGTGAGACCGACTGGATGCTCATTGTAATCTTTGTTACAACTCAGTAGTTtcaggctctctctctttctctactcATGTGCtgcacacatttacactttCACACCAGGATCTGAGCttgttagtaaaaaaaaaaaaacactagtaAGGAAAGGGTTTAGTCCCGCCATGGACTCATAATCCTTTGTCTCATCTcatccaccccccccaccccacacacacacacacacacacacattcttgcaGATGAATCAgggcttttttcattttggtctATCCACAATCCAAAATGTCAGCTACACATCTTACTGTTTAATCATACAATTTGCTATTCAAGCCACACGAGGATAAGCCTTTTTCATGTTGATGACCCCATGAACTTTCCTCTAGTACAActctaaataatatttttaaaatagctCAAAGGAGAACTcaggtatttttgaacctgagcTTTATTTACCCacgtttttgacatttttgggtgtaaatgattgataggaacaaaaatctttggaattggtgcagtttTGAGCAAGAACCTGgccactgcaaacagctgctgcaatgtaatcaaatggGCAACTGGTCTTGCATGTGTCTGGTTTTACCTGGTTTAATTGGTTTAATTAATTCCCAGTTCTGATTCTGCTATTTTAAATGGTGGAGAGGTGGGTCTTTATATGCTGAGGAGTAGCATACCTCCATCCAGAGCCAGTTTAGACCTCCACTCCACAGGAAGGAACTCCACATGCTCTGTGGTGCGATCAGAGAAGtgcttctcctccatctttctggCAGAGTCTCTCATCCTGTGCATCAGCCGAGACAAAACAATTACTTCAATAATTATTCTGATTCGATTCAGTCTTCTGTGTTCCCACTGGAACCCCCCCCCATATCTCACATGCTGGTGTTCCTGATGATGCGGCCTTGGTCCATCTTCTGTCCAATGCCATGCACAACGAAGACGATGTGTGTGGTTTCAGGTGGGGTGTCCTCAGGTGCTGCCTCCTCCACGTACCCCCGATGGAGACGTGTCCCGCTGCTGGAGGCTGAGGACACAAGAGGGAATGTTACTATACAGCATGCTGTGTGCTAACACAGTGGCCAGACTGTTTTTCCCAGCAACAAACTTGAAACAGAAACCCCTCTACATCACCAAACAAACTGTGTTACATGTTTCATATATGATCCAGATTATTAGATGGGTCATTTAGGCAGGTCACAATATATGGAGCAACCCTTTAGAACTTGGTGTGTAATGATTTTGAGAGTGCACCATGGACGTCAAGTTCCCTGAGATTTTAATGAACAACACCTGAGTCAGCTCTGTACCCTACAATCTGTTGTCCCATTTTAGTAAATTGGTTCATGGTTTATTTAGGGATCAGTTCattcaaatgacaaaacaatgtCTTTCTCCCTGCCCTGTAGCAATATCTCTTCAGTCTGATAGTTCTCTCAGTATTTCTGTGGTCATATagttctggttttatttgtgcccacagattacatttttatgtttgttttgttttttgtaatttgggtgaactgagcctttaaagctgcacaattTATGTGCAGTTTACGTGCTTTGGGTACTCAAGACCTTATGTTTCTCTCCTGTAGTTCAACATGTAGAATTCAGTAGAGCTACTCATGGAACCTACGGGCTAAACAAACCTCTTCTCTTGTGAGCATCTTGTAAAATTTTTGCATATACCTTTAGAAAAGCCCAGTTTCTGGGTGACAGTGCGTGCGATCTTGGAGGTGGTGGCGTCACTGTACAGATACACCTCATCCACACTGTGCCAGTCCACATGACTCCTGCTCAGCTTCAGACTGTGGATGGCTGGGAGACAGTCACACAGTGATTAAGAGCAAGTGACACACTTCAGTCAGCATAATTAATTGACAATTCCCCATGAGAAGTGTGtagaatgtgtgtatgtgtgtctgaaaCTCCATTTCATGATACTGCctgtacacacactcattgcCTCCTCCTCACTCAGGTGAGCTTCCTGTTGGTTCAGCCAGAGTTAGCTAAAATAGTATCACCTGACTTGTATTGTAGCCTTGGTCTGAATGGCACAGTTacagtcaccacacacacacacacacaggtgttgttTGCACCTGCAGCTTCTATACTCACTCTCACTCGACACAGTTACCTCAGAACATACCTTTATCCtctccacactcacacacacacacacacacacattacatctCTCCTGGGTCCACTTTCTTCCACACTCTTATATTTCTCACCGTCCTTGCTGTCCACTGTGGTGGTCACCGCCTCCATCTCGTAGGTGTCCTTCATCTGTTGTCCCCGGAAACGGGCAAGGTGCTCCAGCTCAATGAGGTCACTCTCGTCCTCCTCCAGGGGAAGCCATGTTCCATCGATGAACCACTGACCCCTCATCACAGGAATACGGTCTTGCTCTGAGGGACACCATATGATGTTTACCACACTGTCTGAAAGGCTGTGTAGCTGAGGCTTGCTTTATTTACTTCACTATCTTACAAAGTACAGGGAACACTTGAAATGAGACAAATATGGAAAGTAGCCATACTCAGAAGGCATAAAGTAAAAAACTGATTTGAAGTCAGTTTGGAAATAGAAAATTATCTCAAAGACAGAACGTCAAGAAGAAGGGGATGAAAACAGTAAAGCACTGAGAGAAAATGCAGCATAAATGTCTACTCTACTGTCCTATGTATTACACTGTCCTGATTACTGTCGCTGTCAGAACTATTAGTAGCTAAATTGTATTAATAGTGGCAGTAACGGTTTAGGTGGAAAATATCAATAATGGTATTGACACTACTTGACAAGGCAGTTTGGTTCATaacaacacagacatgaaaactgcctctatgtgtgtgtgtgtgtgtggtgtgtgtgtgtgtgtgtgtgtgctcatgtgtgccAGAAACACAAATGTCCATAGTTccaagaaataataaataaaatgtgtacaTAAGATACCTGTCTGTTTAATTTAGATCTGAAACACTTGATGGATCAATCAAcaaaaattaattggcaaccATTTTAATAATAAGTGTTTGGGTCATGTTTGTTAAGCAAGATGGATCAAGTGAGGGAACTAACTCATCATCAGCAATATATTCTCTTGGAATAAAATTTCTACATCCTTTActtcatgttgacatgattCATCAGCTAAGCAAAAATGTATAACATTGTCTGGCTGCAGATTCTGCAGTGTCtcagatctgctgcttttcctctgaTATCACAGTAGCTATAGAGCTTCTGTATCCTCTTGTTAACAGACAATTAATTAAGTAACTAATGAAGTGACTAAGTGTGTAATTTCAACACTGAAGAGtagaagctgctgctgaggcaAATGAATGGACGGTGTATGTCGGTATGACCAAGTGTATACtgcatgtatatatgtatgcaATAATGACTGTGTAGCATCTGCTATCTCGTGGTTGGAACAGTGGGGCTTGCAGTGTTTTTATAGTACTTGCTATTACTGGTAAAGGTCCTAACAGCCGTAATGGTAGTAGGCTGATGGAAGTAGTAAAGCCTGATGTTACAGTGACTGTAGCAGGTCTATTCAGTACAGGAGGCTGGCTCAAACAGCGTAGCACAGAGTGATGCTGTTGGTataagcagcagcaggctggTGGAATAGTGGCTGTGCTAACAGTTCTGATAACATTGAGTTAACAGCCTTTTCATTATAGACATAAATCACTGGCATGCTCACGGTTCCAGTAAACAGGGTAGCATTCCTTTTCTCTGATGTCCACTTCATAGAGCCcccctctgacacacactgcCTCCACAATGACGCTGATGTCGTCCGGATCCTTCATCTCATCTGACACCGAGCGCCGCTGCCCTCCGCCCCATTGCACTGCCGGCTCCGCCCGGACACTTCCACTGTCCACGGCCCCGCTTTCCGGCTGGATCTCATCGGACCTGGTTGCCTCCTTTCCCTCGGCCTCGGCGGGCTCGATGGGGTGTTTGACCTTGTCAGGGTTCTGCTCGCAGAATCTCCGATAGACGATCTCGATTTTTAAAGAGTCGTGTCCGACGAATGGCTTCCACGTCCGCTTGTCCTCTTTGTAAAACCATCGGACCTCCTCCGGTCCGAGCTCCGTAACGATGTCACCGCGGTGCCTGGAGCTATTGGACCGTATGCGCTTCTTGGTTGTGACGTTCCCATCACTTTCAGTGTAGTTCGGGTCGATGTCCAGATACGATGAGCCCGAGTATTCCTCCCCAGCCAGGCCCAGCATCATGCCATCCTGGGATAGCAGCGGCAGGTGTCTGTCCAAGCCGGGCTGCGCCGAGTCCCTgtccgcagcagcagcagcactgtctACCAGCGGATTGTCGTCGTAGCCGGACACAAACACATCGTTTGCCATGTCCCACTCACTGCTGCTAACAGAGTTATTCTCCGAGCT from Lates calcarifer isolate ASB-BC8 linkage group LG7_1, TLL_Latcal_v3, whole genome shotgun sequence carries:
- the ddhd1b gene encoding phospholipase DDHD1b, coding for MYCGRTVSNMTEKATVRQQSSENNSVSSSEWDMANDVFVSGYDDNPLVDSAAAAADRDSAQPGLDRHLPLLSQDGMMLGLAGEEYSGSSYLDIDPNYTESDGNVTTKKRIRSNSSRHRGDIVTELGPEEVRWFYKEDKRTWKPFVGHDSLKIEIVYRRFCEQNPDKVKHPIEPAEAEGKEATRSDEIQPESGAVDSGSVRAEPAVQWGGGQRRSVSDEMKDPDDISVIVEAVCVRGGLYEVDIREKECYPVYWNQQDRIPVMRGQWFIDGTWLPLEEDESDLIELEHLARFRGQQMKDTYEMEAVTTTVDSKDAIHSLKLSRSHVDWHSVDEVYLYSDATTSKIARTVTQKLGFSKASSSGTRLHRGYVEEAAPEDTPPETTHIVFVVHGIGQKMDQGRIIRNTSMMRDSARKMEEKHFSDRTTEHVEFLPVEWRSKLALDGDTVDSITPDKVRGLRDMLNSSAMDIMYYTSPLYRDEITRGLTLELNRLYSLFCSRNPDFEKHGKVSIVSHSLGCVITFDIMTGWDPVRFHHQEAPDPEETRVRWPSDEERHLQEQLRLTRLRLRDLEDQFQGLQTSSSVAVPALKFKVENFFCMGSPLAVFLALRGIRPGSNGVQDHILPTSICKRLFNIFHPTDPVAYRLEPLILKHYSNIAPVQIHWYNTTSPTPYDQIRPTLLNPGIPKETTSISDSESIPSPCTSPPQARRHYGESITSLGKASIMGAASLGKGIGGILFSRFSRSSGQVGGVEEEPSDCEGGASEVENVASGEEGATVADAEEKDKELEEERREVEPAMSQSTSAVMDSTSLELERRVDFELREGLVESRYWSAVTSHTAYWCSYDVALFLLTFMYRPQEPPEPTEDNPDTS